The following are encoded in a window of Plectropomus leopardus isolate mb chromosome 23, YSFRI_Pleo_2.0, whole genome shotgun sequence genomic DNA:
- the badb gene encoding BCL2 associated agonist of cell death b, producing MAAHFTISDSESEPSEEVEEGENNQPSTAPEQQLPQRHSLTLPELRMAVTGRIRLNSESHASTASRDEELQARGEDEAGTPTDGAPFRGRSKSAPPALWAAKKYGRQLRRMSDEFDSLLDKGEMKKVRSAGSAKQMHHSKSWWSYLFSHQETEGENNHHENHTHRTE from the exons ATGGCTGCACACTTCACAATTTCCGACAGCGAGTCAGAGCCATCGGAGGAGGTAGAGGAAGGAGAAAATAACCAACCATCCACCGCGCCGGAGCAACAGCTCCCCCAACGTCACTCCCTCACCCTACCTGAGCTCAGAATGGCAG TGACCGGTCGAATCAGACTGAACTCAGAGTCCCACGCTTCAACTGCCTCCAGAGACGAGGAGCTCCAGGCTAGGGGGGAAGACGAGGCCGGTACGCCCACCGACGGCGCTCCATTCAGGGGGCGGTCCAAGTCCGCTCCGCCTGCTTTGTGGGCAGCCAAGAAATACGGCCGCCAGCTCCGAAGGATGAGTGACGAGTTTGACAGCCTGCTAGATAAAGGG GAAATGAAGAAGGTGAGGAGCGCTGGGTCGGCCAAACAGATGCACCACTCTAAAAGTTGGTGGAGCTACCTCTTCAGTCACcaggagacggagggagagaaCAACCACCATGAAAACCACACTCATCGCACTGAATAG